The following coding sequences lie in one Actinomyces capricornis genomic window:
- a CDS encoding ABC transporter permease: protein MAADILIAAADAAEADQTGAPNDGSRETRRLSRRQIITRRFLRNRSAVVGLVGLILLVAFAAFGNLLTPWGYSEVDSGHFLEAPSADHWFGTTQGGRDVFAMVVEGTRKSMIIGLSVALLQTGIAALVGSSAAYFGGWWEKVALWFTDMLLVIPSFLIIAILSQRFGAQRGSITLFIVLLAGFGWMLTARVVRSLTLSVKSLDYVTAARFMSVPSPIIIARHIIPNIASLLIVDATVNVAYAVISETTLSYFGFGVQSPNTSLGTLIAEGQRSATTYPWIFLAPAAVLVLMLLCVNFMGDGLRDAIDPSSKSGGKA from the coding sequence ATGGCCGCTGACATCCTCATCGCCGCCGCCGACGCTGCGGAGGCCGACCAGACCGGGGCGCCGAATGACGGCTCCCGCGAGACCCGGCGCCTGAGCCGCCGGCAGATCATCACCCGCCGCTTCCTGCGCAACCGCTCGGCGGTGGTGGGCCTGGTGGGCCTCATCCTGCTGGTGGCCTTCGCGGCCTTCGGCAACCTGCTCACCCCGTGGGGCTACAGCGAGGTGGACTCGGGCCACTTCCTGGAGGCGCCCAGCGCCGACCACTGGTTCGGCACCACCCAGGGCGGGCGCGACGTCTTCGCCATGGTGGTGGAGGGCACCCGCAAGTCCATGATCATCGGGCTGAGCGTGGCCCTGCTCCAGACGGGCATCGCCGCACTGGTGGGCTCCTCGGCCGCCTACTTCGGCGGCTGGTGGGAGAAGGTGGCGCTGTGGTTCACCGATATGCTCCTGGTCATCCCCTCCTTCCTCATCATCGCGATCCTCTCCCAGCGCTTCGGTGCTCAGCGGGGCTCGATCACCCTGTTCATCGTGCTGCTGGCGGGCTTCGGCTGGATGCTCACGGCGCGCGTGGTGCGCTCCTTGACGCTGAGTGTGAAGAGCCTGGACTATGTCACGGCCGCGCGCTTCATGAGCGTGCCCAGCCCGATCATCATCGCCCGGCACATCATCCCCAATATCGCCTCACTGCTCATCGTGGATGCCACGGTCAATGTGGCCTACGCGGTCATCAGTGAGACCACTCTGTCCTACTTCGGCTTCGGGGTGCAGTCGCCCAACACCTCCCTGGGCACGCTCATCGCCGAGGGGCAGCGCTCGGCCACCACCTACCCGTGGATCTTCCTGGCCCCGGCCGCGGTCCTGGTCCTCATGCTGCTGTGCGTCAACTTCATGGGTGACGGTCTTCGTGACGCGATCGACCCCTCGTCCAAGTCCGGAGGCAAGGCATGA
- a CDS encoding ABC transporter permease translates to MLPYLARRLANYVLLLFIATSLAYLMASSSLDPTALWNREDPKLNWDAINASLMAYNIHPDMPVWERYTTWLQQVLLHWDWGKTPKGEAINALIGIKIGVSLRLVIIGALLGMVGGVALGAWTATRQYSLSDRGFSLASMVVISMPAMVIAILLQVIAVRINSATGYQIFEFVGEGDGFADRAQHLLLPTLSMSLGAIASYSRFQRNLMLDTLGADYVRTARAKGLVKRAAVTRHALRTALIPMATYFAFALATLFTGAAITERVYGWHGMGEYSINAISQMDINGTVAVVAFTGTCTLAGALLSDVFVAIVDPRVRVS, encoded by the coding sequence ATGCTCCCCTATCTAGCGCGGCGGCTCGCGAATTACGTGCTCCTGCTGTTCATAGCGACCTCCCTGGCCTATCTCATGGCCTCTTCCTCCCTCGACCCCACAGCGCTGTGGAACCGAGAGGATCCCAAGCTCAACTGGGATGCCATCAACGCCTCCCTCATGGCATACAACATCCACCCGGATATGCCCGTCTGGGAGCGCTACACCACCTGGCTCCAACAGGTCCTCCTCCACTGGGACTGGGGCAAGACCCCCAAGGGTGAGGCGATCAACGCCCTCATCGGCATCAAGATCGGGGTCTCCCTGCGCCTGGTGATCATCGGCGCCCTCCTGGGCATGGTGGGCGGTGTGGCCCTGGGCGCCTGGACGGCCACGCGCCAGTACTCCCTGTCCGACCGCGGCTTCTCGCTGGCCTCGATGGTCGTCATCTCCATGCCCGCCATGGTCATCGCGATCCTCCTGCAGGTCATCGCCGTGCGGATCAACAGCGCCACCGGCTACCAGATCTTCGAGTTCGTCGGGGAGGGGGATGGCTTCGCCGATAGGGCCCAGCATCTCCTCCTGCCCACGCTATCGATGTCCCTGGGGGCGATCGCCTCCTATTCGCGGTTCCAGCGCAACCTCATGCTCGACACCCTGGGCGCGGACTATGTGCGCACCGCCCGCGCCAAGGGCCTGGTCAAGCGCGCGGCCGTCACCCGGCACGCGCTGCGCACCGCCCTCATCCCCATGGCCACCTACTTCGCCTTCGCCCTGGCCACCCTGTTCACCGGCGCCGCCATCACCGAGCGCGTCTACGGCTGGCACGGCATGGGCGAGTACTCCATCAACGCCATCTCCCAGATGGACATCAACGGCACCGTGGCGGTGGTGGCCTTCACCGGCACCTGCACCCTGGCGGGCGCGCTGCTGTCCGACGTCTTCGTGGCCATCGTGGACCCGCGAGTGAGAGTGAGCTGA
- a CDS encoding MsnO8 family LLM class oxidoreductase, giving the protein MTQSHRGGGPVLSVLDMVPVSAGRSRRDALEEMVSLARCAEAAGYRRYWLTEHHGSTTYLSSATTILMGQVLAATERMGVCSGGVMLPNHAPLVIAEQIGTLATLYPSRVGLGLGRAPGTDRLTAAALRRRNASPRHFVEGILEVLTYLGAVPQDGDGAVPGSLLLGSDSPASPMPSGASAPGEQHSCAMQPGAPRTAGGPGAATSTAGAQAPAPAGAAPARVRAIPGEGTAPAVWILGSSVNGARVAGSLGLPFAVASHFAPSQAGAAITSYRSVFDAQAPTSQGAPRIAAAVNAVVAPTAQEAELLFSTAMAAAARILGGRPGPLDPPDPAPGAWRALAPGREAMVEGAMALSYVGAPDDVAAGLRDLALRWDLDEILVVCHVHDAAARRRSYELLAQAMARPATS; this is encoded by the coding sequence ATGACTCAGTCGCACAGGGGCGGTGGCCCCGTCCTGTCCGTCCTGGACATGGTGCCGGTCAGTGCCGGTAGGAGCCGCCGCGATGCCCTGGAGGAGATGGTCTCCCTGGCGCGCTGCGCGGAGGCGGCGGGCTACCGGCGCTACTGGCTGACCGAGCACCACGGCTCGACCACCTACCTCTCCTCGGCCACGACGATTCTCATGGGTCAGGTCCTGGCGGCCACCGAGCGCATGGGGGTGTGCTCGGGCGGGGTCATGCTGCCCAATCATGCCCCGCTGGTCATCGCTGAGCAGATCGGCACCCTGGCCACCCTCTACCCCTCGCGCGTGGGCCTGGGCCTGGGGCGCGCGCCCGGCACTGACCGCCTCACTGCGGCGGCCTTGCGGCGGCGCAACGCCTCCCCCCGCCATTTCGTTGAGGGGATCCTGGAGGTCCTCACCTACCTGGGGGCGGTGCCGCAGGATGGCGACGGCGCGGTGCCCGGCTCCCTGCTGCTGGGCTCGGACTCCCCGGCATCCCCGATGCCGTCCGGGGCCTCGGCTCCCGGCGAGCAGCACTCCTGCGCCATGCAGCCCGGCGCGCCTCGCACCGCCGGCGGCCCGGGCGCAGCCACGTCAACGGCGGGCGCACAGGCTCCGGCCCCGGCGGGTGCCGCGCCCGCGCGCGTGCGGGCCATCCCGGGGGAGGGGACGGCCCCGGCCGTGTGGATCCTGGGATCCTCGGTCAATGGGGCCCGGGTGGCCGGCAGCCTGGGCCTGCCCTTCGCGGTGGCCTCGCACTTCGCCCCCTCCCAGGCGGGGGCCGCGATCACCAGCTACCGCTCGGTCTTCGACGCCCAGGCCCCCACCAGTCAGGGCGCCCCGCGGATCGCGGCGGCGGTTAACGCCGTCGTCGCCCCCACCGCCCAGGAGGCGGAGCTGCTGTTCTCCACGGCGATGGCGGCGGCGGCGCGGATCCTCGGGGGCCGCCCCGGCCCGCTGGACCCGCCCGACCCCGCTCCGGGGGCATGGCGTGCCCTGGCGCCCGGCCGGGAGGCGATGGTGGAGGGCGCCATGGCCCTGTCGTATGTGGGCGCTCCCGACGACGTCGCTGCGGGCCTGCGCGACCTGGCCCTGCGCTGGGACCTCGACGAGATCCTCGTGGTCTGCCACGTCCACGACGCCGCGGCGCGGCGCCGCTCCTATGAGCTGCTCGCCCAGGCCATGGCCAGGCCGGCCACCTCCTGA
- a CDS encoding biotin transporter BioY gives MTTKNTSSASAGELAAQAGVRPLSPLRAIARESALILSGTAAIALIGQLAIPLPFTPVPITLGTFAALAVGVVLGSRRGVAASLLLAALAAAGAPVLAGWTSGVGVTFGYVLGYALIADIAGRAARLWTRSADASALHRTLVAFAVMLVASSIVFVPGVIWLKLATGMDWGSALGLGLVPFLVGDVIKAMAATSLLPFRGRLH, from the coding sequence ATGACGACGAAGAACACCTCATCCGCCTCCGCCGGGGAGCTCGCTGCGCAGGCAGGCGTCCGCCCCCTGAGCCCGCTGCGAGCCATCGCGCGCGAATCCGCCCTCATCCTGTCCGGTACCGCCGCCATCGCCCTCATCGGCCAGCTGGCCATTCCGCTTCCCTTCACTCCTGTCCCCATCACTCTGGGCACCTTCGCCGCCCTGGCGGTGGGTGTCGTCCTGGGCTCGCGCCGCGGCGTGGCAGCCTCCCTCCTCCTGGCAGCGCTGGCCGCTGCGGGCGCCCCCGTGTTGGCCGGCTGGACCTCGGGGGTCGGCGTGACCTTCGGCTACGTCCTGGGCTACGCCCTCATCGCCGACATCGCGGGCCGGGCGGCGCGACTGTGGACCCGCAGCGCCGACGCCTCTGCGCTGCACCGCACCCTGGTGGCCTTCGCGGTCATGCTCGTGGCCTCCTCCATCGTCTTCGTCCCCGGCGTCATCTGGCTCAAGCTCGCCACTGGCATGGACTGGGGCTCCGCCCTGGGCCTGGGCCTCGTGCCCTTCCTGGTGGGTGACGTCATCAAGGCGATGGCGGCCACCAGCCTGCTGCCCTTCCGTGGTCGTCTCCATTGA
- a CDS encoding alpha/beta fold hydrolase, which produces MHTQITHMTAADGARLAIHSWLPDGVAPLRDEGPEARPQAPAAARPRAVIQVVHGMAEHAARYGRFAAAAVKAGYAVYADDHRGHGATAAAEDRGHLADEDGWSLVVGDLSALLDRIRAAYPGVPVVLMGHSWGSFLARDLATRRGEELAGLILLGTGSGVGTLTAPGMALASAESRMRGRSRPSRLLHALAFGPYRRHFTPNRTEVDWLSRDPVEVDRYVADPLCGFVTTSGFFLDLLAGMATVSSRDHARSMPQGLPMLLASGDHDPVGAMGAGVRRVATMYRHAGVREVALTLYPGARHELLNETNREQVVADLLAWITAHLGPSTAVGG; this is translated from the coding sequence ATGCACACCCAGATCACCCATATGACGGCGGCCGACGGCGCCCGGCTGGCCATCCACTCCTGGCTGCCCGACGGCGTGGCGCCCCTGCGGGACGAGGGCCCCGAGGCCCGGCCTCAGGCCCCCGCCGCGGCCCGGCCCCGGGCCGTCATCCAGGTCGTCCACGGTATGGCCGAGCACGCCGCCCGCTATGGGCGCTTCGCCGCGGCGGCCGTGAAGGCCGGCTACGCGGTCTACGCCGACGACCACCGCGGCCATGGCGCCACGGCCGCCGCCGAGGACCGGGGCCACCTGGCCGACGAGGACGGCTGGAGCCTGGTGGTCGGCGACCTGTCCGCCCTCCTGGACCGGATTCGGGCCGCCTACCCCGGCGTGCCCGTCGTTCTCATGGGCCACTCCTGGGGCTCCTTCCTGGCGCGGGATCTGGCCACCCGCCGTGGGGAGGAGCTCGCGGGCCTCATCCTCCTGGGCACCGGCTCGGGGGTGGGGACGCTGACCGCACCGGGCATGGCCCTGGCCTCGGCCGAGTCGCGCATGCGCGGCAGGAGCCGTCCCAGCCGCCTCCTGCACGCCCTGGCCTTCGGCCCCTACCGCAGGCACTTCACCCCCAACCGTACCGAGGTCGACTGGCTCAGCCGCGACCCGGTGGAGGTCGACCGCTACGTCGCCGACCCCCTGTGCGGCTTCGTGACCACCTCCGGCTTCTTCCTCGACCTCCTGGCAGGGATGGCTACGGTCAGCAGTCGCGATCATGCGCGCTCCATGCCGCAGGGCCTGCCGATGCTCCTGGCCTCGGGCGACCACGACCCGGTGGGCGCCATGGGAGCCGGGGTGCGCCGAGTGGCCACGATGTACCGCCATGCCGGCGTGCGCGAGGTGGCCCTCACCCTCTACCCGGGCGCGCGCCACGAGCTGCTCAACGAGACCAACCGCGAGCAGGTCGTGGCCGACCTCCTGGCCTGGATCACCGCCCACCTCGGACCCAGCACTGCCGTAGGCGGTTGA
- a CDS encoding NUDIX domain-containing protein, with the protein MPAHSFALIPAAYILLLRPCPEGGADQVLLQLRQRTGYMDGYWACGAAGHVEDGESVVATALRELGEELGVSAGAGDLAPLTAMHRSNDPGGAPREQRVDFFFTLRSWSGEPRIQEPGKTAALEWFALDRLPEPTPPHERRVLALLADHLDGGAALPAIMTMGFDPGERLDRYGTALPH; encoded by the coding sequence GTGCCCGCTCATTCCTTCGCCCTCATCCCGGCCGCCTACATCCTGCTCCTGCGACCCTGCCCCGAGGGCGGGGCCGACCAGGTGCTCCTCCAGCTGCGGCAGCGCACCGGCTATATGGACGGGTACTGGGCCTGCGGGGCCGCCGGCCATGTGGAGGACGGGGAGAGCGTCGTGGCCACCGCGCTGCGCGAGCTGGGTGAGGAGCTCGGAGTCAGTGCCGGGGCCGGCGACCTGGCTCCCCTGACCGCCATGCACCGCAGCAACGACCCCGGCGGGGCGCCCCGGGAGCAGCGAGTGGACTTCTTCTTCACCCTGCGCTCATGGTCGGGGGAGCCGCGCATCCAGGAGCCAGGCAAGACCGCTGCCCTTGAGTGGTTCGCCCTCGACCGCCTGCCCGAGCCCACGCCCCCGCATGAGCGCCGCGTGCTCGCCCTCCTGGCCGACCATCTGGACGGCGGGGCCGCCCTGCCCGCGATCATGACCATGGGCTTCGATCCCGGCGAGCGCCTCGACCGCTACGGGACGGCACTGCCCCACTGA
- a CDS encoding patatin-like phospholipase family protein translates to MPSPSSQTDSPPPIPPRPTPEARPASARATALTTARAAGTAHAASATARPERGRPAPPAPRVPFGHPDHRPAPITHGPDDVALIFEGGGMRGAYTAALVRVMLEAGLSFPWVGGISAGCTHTCNFVSRDTWRTREAFVSLAADPRAGGWGSFLRGRGYFNSEYIYEHTSAPQEALPFDWPSFSSSASTVRIGALRCDTGRSVYWGLEDMPAMGDLLVRARASSSMPVLMPMVRIDGVPYMDGALGPTGGFALDAARGAGYERFLVVMTRPRGYVKPPVGRPAAYRRLFARYPALARGIIERPANYNRTVAELEALSRQGRAYLFRPERMSVANGELRYDRIVSAFEAGLAQAHRELPAIEDFLAG, encoded by the coding sequence ATGCCGAGTCCCAGCAGCCAGACCGACTCCCCACCCCCGATCCCGCCGCGCCCGACGCCGGAGGCCCGCCCTGCCAGTGCCCGCGCCACAGCCCTGACGACGGCGCGCGCTGCCGGCACCGCCCACGCCGCCTCGGCCACGGCGCGCCCCGAGCGCGGCAGGCCCGCGCCCCCCGCCCCACGGGTGCCCTTCGGCCACCCCGACCACCGGCCCGCCCCCATCACCCATGGGCCCGACGATGTCGCCCTGATCTTCGAGGGCGGGGGCATGCGCGGGGCCTACACCGCCGCACTGGTGCGGGTGATGCTGGAGGCCGGCCTGTCCTTCCCCTGGGTGGGCGGCATCTCCGCCGGCTGCACGCACACCTGCAACTTCGTCTCGCGCGACACCTGGCGCACCCGGGAGGCCTTCGTGTCCCTGGCCGCCGACCCGAGGGCCGGGGGCTGGGGGAGCTTCCTGCGGGGCCGGGGCTACTTCAACTCCGAGTACATCTACGAGCACACCTCGGCGCCCCAGGAGGCCCTGCCCTTCGACTGGCCCTCCTTCAGCTCCTCGGCCTCCACGGTGCGCATCGGCGCCCTGCGCTGCGACACGGGGCGCAGCGTCTACTGGGGGCTGGAGGACATGCCGGCCATGGGGGACCTGCTGGTGCGCGCCCGCGCCTCGTCCTCCATGCCGGTGCTCATGCCGATGGTGCGCATCGACGGTGTTCCCTACATGGACGGGGCCCTGGGGCCCACCGGGGGATTCGCCCTGGATGCGGCGCGCGGGGCCGGCTATGAGCGCTTCCTGGTGGTGATGACCCGTCCGCGGGGCTACGTCAAGCCTCCTGTGGGGCGGCCCGCCGCCTACCGGCGGCTCTTCGCGCGCTACCCGGCGCTGGCCCGGGGCATCATCGAGCGCCCCGCGAACTACAACCGGACCGTGGCCGAGCTCGAGGCGCTGAGCCGGCAGGGCCGGGCCTACCTCTTCCGCCCCGAGCGCATGTCGGTGGCCAACGGCGAGCTGCGCTACGACCGCATCGTCTCGGCCTTCGAGGCGGGGCTGGCGCAGGCCCACCGGGAGCTGCCCGCCATCGAGGACTTCCTAGCGGGTTGA
- a CDS encoding oxidoreductase: MSPSHASPRILEPLTIRGTRARNRLWLPPMCMYSAEAGDGRVSDWHLTHYASRSVGGFGTVIVEATAVSPEGRLSPQDLGLWDDRQVEGHRRLARAIAKGGALPGIQLGHGGRKAGTPAMCPAAPGARRTTLEGWELLAPSPIAYPGHAEPAELDAAGIDRLVEAFAAAARRAVRAGYEVIELHGAHGYLIHEFLSPLSNERHDDYGGDAVGRRRFALRVAQAVREAIGEERALGVRLSATDWLEGGLTLEETAGLAGELVTAGVDVLHISSGGNAPAEVPVGPGYQLPLSEGVRRAVEGRAPVVGVGLIQQAAQAEQALVSGQADAIAVGRAALRDPYLPLRWAADLGARAWDEAPWPIQYWRGTWQ; the protein is encoded by the coding sequence ATGAGCCCTTCTCACGCCTCCCCCCGCATCCTGGAGCCCCTGACGATCCGCGGCACCCGGGCGCGCAACCGCCTGTGGCTGCCGCCCATGTGCATGTACAGCGCCGAGGCCGGCGACGGACGGGTGTCCGACTGGCACCTCACCCACTACGCCAGCCGGTCGGTGGGCGGCTTCGGGACCGTCATCGTGGAGGCCACCGCGGTCTCCCCCGAGGGCCGGCTCTCGCCCCAGGATCTGGGCCTGTGGGATGACCGGCAGGTCGAGGGCCACCGCCGCCTGGCCCGGGCCATCGCCAAGGGCGGTGCCCTGCCCGGCATCCAGCTGGGGCACGGGGGCCGCAAGGCCGGCACCCCGGCGATGTGCCCGGCCGCCCCGGGGGCGCGGCGCACCACCCTGGAGGGCTGGGAGCTGCTCGCCCCCTCCCCCATCGCCTACCCCGGGCATGCCGAGCCCGCCGAGCTCGACGCCGCCGGGATCGACCGCCTGGTCGAGGCCTTCGCCGCCGCGGCCCGGCGTGCAGTGCGGGCCGGATACGAGGTCATCGAGCTCCATGGGGCGCACGGCTACCTCATCCACGAGTTCCTCTCCCCGCTGTCCAATGAGCGGCACGACGACTACGGCGGCGATGCGGTGGGTCGACGGCGCTTCGCGCTGCGCGTGGCGCAGGCCGTGCGCGAGGCGATCGGGGAGGAGCGGGCCCTGGGAGTGCGCCTGTCGGCCACCGACTGGCTGGAGGGCGGGCTGACCCTGGAGGAGACCGCTGGGCTGGCGGGCGAGCTGGTGACGGCGGGGGTCGATGTCCTGCACATCTCCAGCGGCGGCAATGCCCCCGCCGAAGTGCCGGTGGGGCCGGGCTACCAGCTGCCGCTGTCCGAGGGCGTGCGCCGGGCGGTGGAGGGGCGGGCCCCGGTGGTGGGCGTGGGGCTCATCCAGCAGGCCGCCCAGGCGGAGCAGGCGCTGGTGAGCGGGCAGGCCGACGCCATCGCCGTGGGCCGTGCGGCCCTGCGCGACCCCTACCTGCCGCTGCGCTGGGCCGCGGACCTGGGGGCCCGCGCCTGGGACGAGGCCCCGTGGCCCATCCAGTACTGGCGCGGGACCTGGCAGTAG
- a CDS encoding YchJ family protein → MGRRARQAGTRASADAGASPVRSAGVRGADPCPCGTGASFATCCEPIHDGRVAPTAEALMRSRYSAFAVGDEDHIFRTWHPRTRPPGPYCHPGTQWLGLRIEEVVAGQADDEAGIVEFTARYRAVDGRGGIAVDELRERSRFVRRAGRWLYLEALPR, encoded by the coding sequence ATGGGGCGGCGAGCACGGCAGGCCGGTACTCGCGCGAGCGCGGATGCCGGGGCCTCGCCGGTGCGCAGCGCAGGCGTGCGGGGCGCCGACCCCTGCCCCTGCGGCACCGGCGCCAGCTTCGCCACGTGCTGCGAGCCCATCCACGATGGTCGGGTCGCCCCCACCGCTGAGGCGCTCATGCGCTCGCGGTACTCGGCCTTCGCCGTCGGGGATGAGGACCACATCTTCCGCACCTGGCACCCGCGCACCCGCCCGCCCGGCCCCTACTGCCATCCCGGCACGCAGTGGCTGGGGCTGCGCATCGAGGAGGTCGTGGCCGGGCAGGCGGATGATGAGGCGGGCATCGTGGAGTTCACCGCCCGCTACCGGGCGGTCGATGGGCGGGGAGGCATCGCCGTCGACGAGCTGCGGGAGCGCTCCCGCTTCGTGCGCCGCGCCGGGCGCTGGCTCTACCTGGAGGCCCTGCCCCGCTGA
- a CDS encoding M18 family aminopeptidase, with product MTTPDSEPATSSEPTEPTGTAVADSPGPAASAAAPGPLRDEEAYTNSLISFVTASPSSYHAAAETARRLEAAGFQRMRETEAWEGAPARGYAVRDGAIIAWLLPERLEADAGWRIVGAHTDSPALKLKPRAAVVRDGIQALGVEVYGGPLLNSFLDRELGLAGRLVTRDGAVRLVRTGPVARVAQVAPHLDRSVNDSLHLDRQAHLMPLWSLPAPGSDPEALRQWARPDAPERHLCELAGIDPHDLALHDVVTYPTQAPARFGLRGEMLASARLDNLSSVHAALCALEEAAAPGGHTPTGPLLMVANDHEEVGSSTRSGAGGPFLESILERLSRALGVEGEARAAMIARSLCVSADAAHAAHPAYGHLHDPVVRPVLGGGPVLKINAQQRYATDAVGAAVWARACAVAGVPSQDFVSNNAVACGSTIGPITATRLGITTIDVGQALLSMHSQREMCAVADGPLLARALHAYWLGA from the coding sequence ATGACGACCCCCGACTCCGAGCCCGCCACCTCGTCTGAGCCCACTGAGCCCACAGGCACCGCCGTCGCCGACAGCCCCGGCCCCGCAGCCTCGGCCGCCGCTCCCGGCCCCCTGCGCGATGAGGAGGCCTACACCAACTCCCTCATCAGCTTCGTGACCGCCTCCCCCTCCAGCTACCACGCCGCCGCCGAGACGGCGCGCCGCCTGGAGGCAGCCGGCTTCCAGCGGATGCGGGAGACCGAGGCCTGGGAGGGGGCGCCTGCCCGCGGCTACGCCGTCCGCGACGGCGCCATCATCGCCTGGCTCCTGCCCGAGCGGCTGGAGGCCGATGCGGGCTGGAGGATCGTCGGCGCCCACACCGACTCCCCGGCCCTCAAGCTCAAGCCGCGGGCCGCCGTCGTGCGCGACGGCATCCAGGCCCTGGGCGTGGAGGTCTACGGCGGGCCCCTGCTCAACTCCTTCCTGGACCGCGAGCTCGGGCTGGCCGGGCGCCTGGTCACCCGCGACGGCGCCGTCCGCCTCGTGCGCACCGGCCCCGTGGCGCGCGTCGCCCAGGTGGCCCCCCACCTGGACCGCAGCGTCAACGACTCCCTCCACCTGGACCGCCAGGCCCACCTCATGCCCCTGTGGTCGCTGCCGGCCCCGGGCTCCGACCCCGAGGCCCTGCGCCAGTGGGCCCGCCCCGACGCCCCCGAGCGCCACCTGTGCGAGCTGGCCGGGATCGACCCGCACGACCTGGCCCTCCACGACGTCGTCACCTACCCCACGCAGGCCCCGGCGCGCTTCGGGCTGCGCGGGGAGATGCTGGCCTCGGCCAGGCTGGACAACCTCTCCTCCGTCCACGCCGCCCTGTGCGCCCTGGAGGAGGCCGCCGCACCCGGCGGGCACACCCCCACCGGGCCCCTCCTCATGGTGGCCAACGACCATGAGGAGGTGGGGTCGAGCACCCGCTCGGGTGCCGGCGGGCCCTTCCTGGAGAGCATCCTTGAGCGCCTGTCCCGGGCCCTGGGCGTCGAGGGCGAGGCCCGGGCCGCCATGATCGCCCGCTCCCTGTGCGTCTCGGCCGACGCCGCCCACGCCGCCCACCCCGCCTACGGCCACCTCCACGACCCGGTGGTCCGGCCGGTCCTGGGCGGGGGGCCGGTGCTCAAGATCAACGCCCAGCAGCGCTACGCCACCGACGCCGTCGGCGCGGCCGTGTGGGCCCGGGCCTGCGCGGTTGCCGGCGTGCCCAGCCAGGACTTCGTATCGAACAATGCGGTTGCCTGCGGCTCGACCATCGGCCCCATCACCGCCACCCGGCTCGGCATCACCACCATCGACGTCGGCCAGGCCCTGCTGTCCATGCACTCCCAGCGCGAGATGTGCGCCGTGGCCGACGGGCCCCTCCTGGCCCGCGCCCTGCACGCCTACTGGCTGGGGGCCTGA
- a CDS encoding HAD family hydrolase: MTPMPPAAADDPSAAAPAAFPPASAVRAVLLDADGVLQLIGTPWEQALAAGGGPSFARALLDEEVDALEGREDLRDLLARLVERLGLEAGTEELLDLWWRATPDPTAWQVVRDLRASGYLTVLATNQQHERRDWMRTVLGYDGLCDLDAYSCEVGAAKPSPDFFHRVLALAGVSAEQALFVDDNAENISVAQSLGIRSIHHPADAGGRVLRRELAEELGRAQPPVRPEA; the protein is encoded by the coding sequence ATGACTCCGATGCCCCCTGCCGCAGCAGACGACCCCTCCGCAGCCGCCCCCGCAGCTTTTCCGCCCGCGAGCGCCGTGCGCGCCGTTCTGCTGGATGCCGACGGCGTCCTCCAGCTCATCGGCACCCCCTGGGAGCAGGCCCTGGCCGCAGGCGGCGGCCCGAGCTTCGCCCGGGCCCTGCTCGATGAGGAGGTCGACGCGCTGGAGGGCCGCGAGGACCTGCGCGACCTGCTGGCCCGCCTGGTCGAGCGCCTGGGGCTGGAGGCCGGCACCGAGGAGCTGCTCGACCTGTGGTGGCGGGCCACCCCCGACCCCACCGCCTGGCAGGTGGTGCGCGACCTGCGCGCCAGCGGCTACCTCACAGTCCTGGCCACCAATCAGCAGCATGAGCGCCGGGACTGGATGCGCACCGTGCTGGGCTATGACGGCCTGTGCGACCTGGACGCCTACTCCTGCGAGGTGGGAGCGGCCAAGCCCAGCCCCGACTTCTTCCACCGGGTCCTCGCCCTGGCGGGGGTCAGCGCCGAGCAGGCCCTCTTCGTCGATGACAATGCCGAGAACATCTCCGTGGCCCAGAGCCTGGGCATCCGCTCCATCCACCACCCGGCCGACGCCGGAGGCCGGGTGCTGCGCCGCGAGCTGGCCGAGGAGCTGGGCCGGGCCCAGCCCCCGGTGCGCCCCGAGGCCTGA
- a CDS encoding GtrA family protein: MATTTHTDPVPLERLRVQDPQPGSSRRAPMRFQALIHAIHRRLPAVLRRRVPVTFIGYAIINGSAFLLDIAFLWFLYEKLHWFYPLAVTVGYAIAGLYSLLLNRWLNFQAHGHLVAQGSRYVVGLISQYVIFILGLSSLLHWLGMNAELARFLSACCEGVYLYVLMRLWVFRGVPEPEGS, from the coding sequence ATGGCGACCACGACGCACACCGACCCGGTGCCGTTGGAGCGCCTGCGGGTACAGGACCCGCAGCCGGGCTCCTCGCGTCGTGCCCCCATGCGCTTCCAGGCGCTCATCCACGCCATCCACCGCCGTCTGCCCGCAGTGCTGCGCCGCCGCGTGCCGGTGACCTTCATCGGCTACGCGATCATCAACGGCTCGGCCTTCCTGCTGGACATCGCCTTCCTGTGGTTCCTCTACGAGAAGCTGCACTGGTTCTACCCGCTGGCGGTCACCGTGGGCTACGCCATCGCCGGGCTCTACTCCCTGCTGCTCAACCGGTGGCTGAACTTCCAGGCCCACGGCCACCTGGTGGCCCAGGGCTCGCGCTACGTGGTGGGCCTCATCAGCCAGTACGTCATCTTCATCCTGGGGCTGTCCTCCCTGCTGCACTGGCTGGGGATGAACGCCGAGCTGGCACGGTTCCTGTCGGCCTGCTGCGAGGGCGTCTACCTGTATGTGCTCATGCGTCTGTGGGTCTTCCGCGGTGTTCCCGAGCCCGAGGGCTCCTGA